DNA from Nitrospirota bacterium:
AAGCGGCATCATGACCAAGGACCTTATGCTTATTGCCGAGCCCAAGGTGACAACGTATGCAAAGACTGAAGAGTTCATCGATGCTGTAGTGGATCGTCTGAAGCTGCAGCTGAAAGCATAGGATACTGGCCTGACTGGAATATGACGATACTTGTTAAGACAGCAGGTCTTTTGGTGCTTTCTAACATTTTCATGACGTTTGCGTGGTACGGCCACCTGAAAAACATGAACAATAAGGCCTGGTATATTGCTGCTTTAGTGAGTTGGAGCATTGCACTTTTTGAATACCTGCTGCAGGTTCCGGCAAACAGGATCGGCGCAACTTCCCTGAGCCTTCCCCAGCTGAAGATCCTTCAGGAGGTGATAACCCTTTCGGTCTTTGTGCCGTTTGTGGTCCTGTACATGGACCAGCCGCTCAAGCTCGATTACCTCTGGGCCGGCATCTGCCTCATGGGCGCGGTCTATTTCATATTCAGAACATAGCTGAAGGCCTGGTATCACAGATTGTGATATCCACACAGGAAGCATTTTGGTGGGTCATTATGGAGGGGACATGAAAGAACTTATTCCTGTTGAGATAATCGAGAGAAAAATCTATCTGATCCGTGGCGAAAAAGTAATGCTGGACAGTGACCTTGCGGCGCTTTACGAGGTGGAGACTTCTAATCTGAACAAGGCTGTTAAAAGGAATATTGATCGCTTCCCGGAGGATTTTATGTTCCAGCTCAGCAAGGAAGAGGCTGACTCTTTGAGATTCCAAATTGGAATGTCAAAAACAGAAGGGCGTGGCGGACGGCGTTATCTGCCCTTTGTCTTTACCGAGCAAGGCGTAGCGATGCTCTCCACCGTCCTCAATAGTGATCGGGCGGTCAAGGTCAATATCGAGATAATGCGGACATTTGTCAGACTCCGGCAGATGCTTTCGACCCATAAAGACCTCGCCCGGAAACTCGTCGACATGGAAAAGAAATATGACTCACAGTTCAAGGTAGTCTTTGATGCGATAAGGCAATTAATGGCTCCGCCTATATCCAAGAAGGGCAAGATTGGATTCAGGCGGGAGAAGGATAAATGAAGAGATCAAGTCTTACGCTGACAGGTATGACTCGGATGCCAAGTGGATAAACTGACGAATCGGAATAACCTGAAGTTGCAATTTTCGACATCAGGTTCAAGATTTGCCGGGGGCAATGAGGGAGAATGTCCATAAGCAAGTCCGACCCCATAGATTGCACTATAGAAGAGATGGGTCAAGGAGGCATAACGCTGTGAGGGGTTTGCTGCGGTTAATTTGCGCCGTTATGTTCATTAAAGATGATATAATCAGAACAATTTAATGGAAAGAGCGGCAGATTTTCGCATGAGTGGCAGAACTCTATGAACAAGAAAAAGATTACAGAAAAAAACATAAAATTGTTATGGGGCAGAAGCGGAAATAAATGCGCCGTTTGTCAGGCTGCCATCACTGACGAAGGGAAGGGAGGAGACCCATACCCTGTTGGTGTGATGGCTCATATTGAGGGAGAAAATCCTGGTATCGAAGGTAAAAGCTCAAGCTCGGCGCGCTATAATCCTGAAATGCCGGAACCAGAGAGGGCCGATTATGCGAACCTCATTCTGGTCTGTCCGACATGCCACACGAAGATTGACAATGATGTTCAGGAATACACCGTAGATAAATTAATAGGCATCAAAAAGGATCATGAGAAATGGGTTGATGAGTCAAGAAGGGTTGCTATGCCGGAGATAACCTTTGCTGAACTTGAAGTCATCGTAAAATATCTTGTAGCGGTTCCAATATCCGACAGCAATATAACTGTTATTCCGCCACATGAAAAAATAAAAAGAAATAACTTGTCCTCAGAAGTAGGCAACCTAATAACCACTGGTATGATTCAGAAAAAACAGGTTGAAAAATATTTAAATGAAAATCCTGACTACCGATTTTCGGAGCGGTTGAGAGCGGGGTTTGTGAACAAGTATAGAGGATTAAAGAGCGACGGCCTGGAGGGTGATGCATTGTTTTATGCCTTGCTTGAGTTTGCATCTAATAATTCTTCGGATTTTAAACTGCAATCAGCAGGACTTTCGGTATTGACTCATTTTTTTGAAATCTGCGAGGTTTTCGAGCAATGATATTTCCTGATAAAAACATTACGCTTTCAAATTCCTTGATCGGAGTGGGGTCAAAGATAATCATTGAACTGAGCACGCCACAAACTGTCTCTTCCTTGTGGGAGAAAGCTCGCAAGAAATATTTGGAAGTAAGGACCTTTGAAAGATTCGTTCTCACTCTTGATTTGCTGTATGCATTGGGTTTGATAGAATTGGAAAACGGAATTATAAAAAGGCAGATGAAATGATTAAAGCGGTTCGCTGCGATCATAGCTCCTTTAAGGCAGTGCGTTTCGAGGCAGGTTTTAATGTTGTCCTTGCTGAGAGAACTAAAGAGTCTAACCCGAAGGATTCGAGAAATGGTTTGGGGAAGACAACGCTTATAGAGATAATCCATTTCTGTTTTGGCGCGGGCACAAAGCCCGACGAGGGATTGAGGGTAAAAGAGTTAGACGATTGGACGTTTATGCTGGATTTAACATTAAGGGGAAAAGATTACACGATTTACCGAAACACAAAAGACTTCAAGAAAGTGAAGATTGAAGGTGATATCTCAAGCTGGCCGATAAAACCGGATTACGATATATATGAGAAGAGATTTTCCATGAAAACAGCGGAGTGGAACTCGTTGCTCGGTTATTTGATGTTTGACCTGCCGGCAGAAGCTTCAGGCGAACAATATAAGCCGACCTTCCGCAGCTTAATCTCATATTTTGCCAGGCGAGGCGTCGGCGCATTTCATGACCCCTTTAAGCACTATGCGCAACAGAAGGAATTTGACATGCAGGTGAATAATGCCTATTTATTGGGGTTGAATTGTGAGTATGCAGCTGAGTTTCAGTTATTGAAAGATAAAGAGCATACATTGCAGGAGTTGAAAAAAGCGGCAAATCAGGGATTGTTGGTGGGCTTAATTGGAACCTTGGGCGACATGGAAGCGGAAAGGGTGAGGCTGGAGGATGAAGTCAGCGCTGCTGAAGACCAGTTGAAAACTTTTAAGGTCCATCCGCAGTATTACTCCATTTATGAAGAAGCTGAGGCCCTGCACAAGATGATTCAGGGAATAAAGAATAAATATGCCATTAATGCTCACATCTTGAGTAAGTATGAAGAGAGCATTACAGAAGAAAGGGATGCGTCTGCGGATAGCGTAAAACAAATCTACGAACAAGCCGGCCTTATCTTCCCTGAAGGTGTTGTAAAGAAAATATACGACACCTTGGAGTTTCACAAAACGATAGTGCGCAACCGGAAAGAATATCTGAAATCTGAGATAGCAAGGATCAGGAGTGAGATTGACGAGCAAAAATATCAAATTGAGAATAACTCCAATAAGAGAGCGGCACTGCTTGGAATCCTTAAGA
Protein-coding regions in this window:
- a CDS encoding ORF6N domain-containing protein — its product is MKELIPVEIIERKIYLIRGEKVMLDSDLAALYEVETSNLNKAVKRNIDRFPEDFMFQLSKEEADSLRFQIGMSKTEGRGGRRYLPFVFTEQGVAMLSTVLNSDRAVKVNIEIMRTFVRLRQMLSTHKDLARKLVDMEKKYDSQFKVVFDAIRQLMAPPISKKGKIGFRREKDK
- a CDS encoding DUF2326 domain-containing protein encodes the protein MIKAVRCDHSSFKAVRFEAGFNVVLAERTKESNPKDSRNGLGKTTLIEIIHFCFGAGTKPDEGLRVKELDDWTFMLDLTLRGKDYTIYRNTKDFKKVKIEGDISSWPIKPDYDIYEKRFSMKTAEWNSLLGYLMFDLPAEASGEQYKPTFRSLISYFARRGVGAFHDPFKHYAQQKEFDMQVNNAYLLGLNCEYAAEFQLLKDKEHTLQELKKAANQGLLVGLIGTLGDMEAERVRLEDEVSAAEDQLKTFKVHPQYYSIYEEAEALHKMIQGIKNKYAINAHILSKYEESITEERDASADSVKQIYEQAGLIFPEGVVKKIYDTLEFHKTIVRNRKEYLKSEIARIRSEIDEQKYQIENNSNKRAALLGILKTHGALEEYSKLQNRVVELRQQLEEVKGRIKNLEAFEEGKSVLKIEKEELIQKTHRDYQERQMQLDNARKFFNKNSENLYSEPGTLSIDIKDTGYKYKVEIKRAKSQGIGYMKVFCYDLTLTQLRAAHADMPGFLIHDSTIFDGVDERQIAKALELAASEAQSKGFQYICTLNSDIIPFNDFSDKFRNEFDRFVCIKLTDATEDGGILGVRF
- a CDS encoding HNH endonuclease, whose translation is MNKKKITEKNIKLLWGRSGNKCAVCQAAITDEGKGGDPYPVGVMAHIEGENPGIEGKSSSSARYNPEMPEPERADYANLILVCPTCHTKIDNDVQEYTVDKLIGIKKDHEKWVDESRRVAMPEITFAELEVIVKYLVAVPISDSNITVIPPHEKIKRNNLSSEVGNLITTGMIQKKQVEKYLNENPDYRFSERLRAGFVNKYRGLKSDGLEGDALFYALLEFASNNSSDFKLQSAGLSVLTHFFEICEVFEQ
- a CDS encoding DMT family protein, with the protein product MTILVKTAGLLVLSNIFMTFAWYGHLKNMNNKAWYIAALVSWSIALFEYLLQVPANRIGATSLSLPQLKILQEVITLSVFVPFVVLYMDQPLKLDYLWAGICLMGAVYFIFRT